The proteins below are encoded in one region of Enterobacteriaceae endosymbiont of Plateumaris consimilis:
- a CDS encoding DsbA family protein, with translation MNIKKYILFCGSLFLLIFSNVCLSATKYIQDVHYELIKKSPKIIHYPKTPITEFFSFLCPHCYDFYNMTQTKNLLVKNFLKNLQIKKYHIDSMGDTKLAKLATYNWSIAIALNVENKVIIAIFEGIQKSHKIYNYSTMKKIFIKAANIDKNIYDAAWNSFIVKALNAKQIELANAWNVTSIPFIVVNNKYHIILDSLNFTSTNIFLNDYINLIKVLLKKEN, from the coding sequence TACATACTGTTTTGCGGTAGTTTATTTTTATTAATTTTTTCTAACGTTTGTTTATCAGCTACAAAATATATACAAGATGTACATTATGAATTAATAAAAAAATCTCCAAAAATAATTCATTATCCTAAAACTCCAATTACAGAATTTTTTTCTTTTTTATGTCCTCATTGTTATGATTTTTATAATATGACTCAAACAAAAAATTTACTAGTTAAAAATTTTTTAAAAAATTTACAAATTAAAAAATATCATATAGATAGTATGGGAGATACAAAATTAGCTAAATTAGCTACTTATAATTGGAGTATAGCTATAGCGTTAAATGTTGAAAATAAAGTTATTATAGCAATATTTGAAGGTATACAAAAATCTCATAAAATTTATAATTATTCAACTATGAAAAAAATATTTATTAAAGCAGCTAATATAGACAAAAATATTTATGATGCAGCATGGAATAGTTTTATAGTTAAAGCATTAAATGCAAAACAAATAGAATTAGCTAACGCTTGGAATGTTACATCAATACCATTTATTGTAGTTAATAACAAATACCATATAATATTAGATTCATTAAATTTTACATCTACAAATATTTTTCTTAATGATTATATAAATCTTATAAAAGTTCTTTTAAAAAAAGAAAATTAA
- a CDS encoding 5'-3' exonuclease, whose amino-acid sequence MKKKLILIDGSFYLYRAYYALPNLMNSGGFPTGAIYGFLNMFNKIINNNLHNYIIIIFDSVGKSFRKKIFNNYKLKRIRMPKNLIVQIKPLYNIIKSMGYHIISMKNIEADDIIGTVAIKAVQNNYFVSIFSIDKDMAQLVSNDINLINPVNNFISGPNEIYNKYGVMPNMISDLLALQGDPIDNIPGVKGIGKKISAYLINNIGNLKCIYKNINFINNLNIKKVQYIKKCLLNNKKLAFLSHKLTKIKTNININIDLNNLYIYYKPNEKHLLHLYKKYEFQKLINNIKNKNINFI is encoded by the coding sequence ATGAAAAAAAAACTAATATTAATAGACGGATCGTTTTATTTATATAGAGCTTATTATGCTTTACCTAATTTAATGAATAGTGGAGGCTTTCCTACAGGAGCAATATATGGTTTTCTAAATATGTTTAATAAAATTATTAATAATAATTTACATAATTATATTATTATTATTTTTGATTCTGTTGGTAAATCATTTAGAAAAAAAATATTTAATAATTATAAATTAAAACGTATTAGAATGCCAAAAAATTTAATTGTTCAAATAAAACCTTTATATAATATTATAAAATCTATGGGATATCATATAATATCTATGAAAAATATTGAAGCAGATGATATCATTGGTACTGTTGCTATAAAAGCAGTTCAAAATAATTATTTTGTTTCTATTTTTAGTATAGATAAAGATATGGCTCAATTAGTATCTAATGATATTAATTTAATTAATCCTGTTAATAATTTTATTTCAGGTCCTAATGAAATATATAATAAATATGGTGTAATGCCAAATATGATAAGTGATTTATTGGCATTACAAGGAGATCCTATAGACAATATACCTGGTGTAAAAGGTATTGGAAAAAAAATAAGTGCTTATCTTATAAATAATATAGGAAATTTAAAATGTATTTATAAAAATATAAATTTTATAAATAATTTAAATATTAAAAAAGTACAATATATAAAAAAATGTTTATTAAATAATAAAAAATTAGCTTTTCTTTCACATAAATTAACAAAAATTAAAACAAATATTAATATTAATATAGACTTAAATAATTTATATATATATTATAAACCAAATGAAAAACATTTATTACATTTATATAAAAAATATGAATTTCAAAAATTAATTAATAATATTAAAAATAAAAATATTAATTTTATTTAA